Proteins from one Microscilla marina ATCC 23134 genomic window:
- a CDS encoding fibronectin type III domain-containing protein, whose product MFKIAKLSLLLFITSSLLYSCSLFEKEFILPVPIAAEAENIGVIGFTAQWNKVTGAGSYEIDLALDEDFSQFVDGYQAKKIVEAGLTIDNLEANTTYYYRVRANISSQISQNSNAIAVTTEALDHPTVYPATEVSATGFRVHWKKMPIVTAYLLDVALDEAFTKFIDGYQGHEVAADTHLLISNVTVNKQYFYRVRVKQSNSLSDYSNTTSVFTTTLPSPESLPASEIEYTSFVANWKAMPEADSYQLDVATDPLFESILPKYNNLNLTANRLVIINLDANQTYYYRVRALNSETRSNYSKVITVNTSNLAAPVATAANNIESGGFRANWQTVTNASSYLLDVALDPGFSQILPAYNNLAVIDNYIDVTSLNASTTYYYRVRAQGLNAVSDNSNVITANTGLLPAPVANAASSQKAFEFTANWAAQADITVYLLDVATDASFTNFVAGYQNKEVTGTSHTIGGLDFKTTYYYRLRAQRFGKESAYSNVVEVSPCIGNTCKLAKIDYFTGSSTSNRSQTFSYDAQNRLSEIHYHNRSADVRFRVDYNADGTIKSVNQHYNGSLLTQHIYTYSGGLLQSIEQQNSAGTFMELWEFGYDAQGQRNSWIIYGNPTKTSVEANFTYIRDAEGNVITVNRFGSSFRTYNYIGGLSPLALFNPDLCFFIGTNRDQWTNEASWPEDNEFRGFLPIHNIQSESIYSSTEVFIFSLNSKDVAENQQGYFSATYTMQGCGF is encoded by the coding sequence ATGTTTAAAATCGCTAAACTTAGTTTATTATTATTTATCACAAGTAGCTTACTCTATAGTTGTTCTTTATTCGAAAAAGAGTTTATTCTCCCCGTACCTATAGCTGCCGAAGCAGAAAATATAGGGGTGATTGGGTTTACAGCACAATGGAACAAAGTTACTGGTGCAGGCAGTTACGAAATAGACCTGGCACTTGACGAAGATTTCAGTCAGTTTGTAGACGGCTATCAGGCAAAAAAAATTGTAGAAGCAGGACTCACCATTGATAATTTAGAAGCCAACACTACTTATTATTACCGGGTAAGGGCCAACATATCCAGTCAAATCTCTCAAAACTCCAATGCAATAGCCGTCACTACCGAGGCATTAGACCACCCCACAGTATACCCTGCTACTGAGGTTTCGGCCACTGGCTTTAGGGTACACTGGAAAAAAATGCCCATTGTAACCGCTTATTTGCTGGATGTAGCACTTGACGAAGCTTTTACAAAATTTATTGATGGCTACCAAGGGCACGAAGTAGCAGCTGATACTCATTTACTGATAAGCAATGTCACTGTAAACAAGCAATATTTTTATAGAGTAAGGGTGAAACAATCTAATTCATTGTCTGATTATTCTAATACTACATCAGTGTTTACTACTACTTTGCCCAGTCCCGAATCTTTGCCTGCCTCCGAGATAGAATATACAAGTTTTGTAGCCAATTGGAAGGCAATGCCTGAAGCTGATTCTTATCAATTAGATGTAGCCACTGACCCATTGTTTGAAAGCATCTTGCCCAAATACAACAACTTGAACTTGACCGCCAATCGCTTAGTGATCATTAACCTTGACGCCAACCAAACATACTATTACCGGGTAAGGGCGCTTAACAGCGAAACCAGGTCTAATTACTCAAAGGTAATTACAGTAAATACCAGCAACCTGGCTGCTCCGGTGGCCACTGCTGCCAACAATATAGAAAGCGGAGGGTTTAGAGCCAACTGGCAAACAGTGACCAATGCTTCGTCGTACTTGTTGGATGTGGCACTTGATCCAGGATTTAGCCAAATATTGCCAGCGTACAACAACCTGGCGGTGATCGACAATTATATAGACGTAACTTCGCTCAACGCCAGTACTACATATTATTACCGGGTAAGGGCACAAGGGCTCAACGCAGTGTCTGACAACTCAAATGTGATTACAGCCAACACTGGTTTATTGCCCGCCCCTGTAGCCAATGCCGCCAGCAGCCAAAAGGCATTTGAGTTTACCGCCAACTGGGCAGCACAGGCCGATATTACGGTATACTTATTAGACGTAGCCACTGATGCTTCTTTTACTAATTTTGTAGCAGGATATCAAAACAAAGAGGTGACTGGCACCTCGCATACAATAGGAGGTTTAGATTTTAAAACGACCTACTATTACCGCTTACGCGCTCAACGTTTTGGCAAAGAATCGGCTTACTCCAATGTGGTAGAAGTAAGCCCGTGCATTGGCAATACTTGTAAGCTTGCCAAGATAGACTACTTTACGGGTAGTTCTACCAGCAACCGAAGTCAAACTTTTAGTTATGATGCACAAAACCGCTTGTCAGAGATTCACTACCATAACAGAAGCGCTGATGTCAGGTTTCGGGTTGATTATAACGCAGACGGCACCATCAAAAGCGTAAACCAGCATTATAATGGTAGCCTGCTTACACAGCATATTTATACATACAGTGGTGGGCTGCTTCAATCTATAGAGCAACAAAATAGCGCTGGGACATTTATGGAATTATGGGAATTTGGGTATGATGCACAAGGACAACGTAACTCATGGATTATCTATGGCAACCCGACAAAAACTTCGGTAGAAGCTAATTTTACTTATATAAGGGATGCCGAAGGTAATGTAATTACCGTAAACAGGTTTGGGAGTTCATTTAGAACATACAATTATATAGGTGGCTTAAGCCCGTTGGCTTTGTTTAACCCTGACTTATGCTTTTTTATAGGTACCAATCGTGACCAATGGACCAATGAAGCATCATGGCCGGAAGACAATGAATTTAGAGGTTTTTTACCGATTCATAATATCCAAAGCGAATCCATCTATAGTAGTACCGAAGTATTTATATTTAGCCTCAATAGCAAAGATGTAGCAGAAAACCAACAAGGGTATTTCTCGGCAACTTATACTATGCAGGGTTGTGGTTTCTAA
- a CDS encoding lactate utilization protein B, with product MSLEQDFKDAAEKKAFDIRHRNTISFNMGRYHTSVDKGLTQYDDHDLARSRAAYIKTQTIDSLDTHLLEFEKNFTAKGGKVIWAENHQQALQEIDKIFKANEAKMVVKSKSMTTEEIHLNEFLEKNHVEVVETDLGEYIVQLAGQKPYHIVTPAMHLSKEDISDIFHAKLHTPKTDDAVELTLTARRLLREKYTEAEIGITGGNFLVADVGGVAITENEGNARLSVTFPKVHIAIVGIEKVIPTMQDLDLFWSLLSTSGTGQRLTVYNSIVSGPRQEDETDGPDEMYVVLLDNGRTKLLADAEKRQGLNCIRCGACLNACPVYKNIGGHTYNTTYSGPIGSIITPNLAGMEKFKHLSYASSLCGACASVCPVKIDIPKQLLLNRHESTKQKLAPRSERISFRLWKIGMKKRSRMNLGSAHMKNAFFRRFFKKTWGKRREDIEVAPKSFNQLWKERQKDLAKATKKEAKQTKKK from the coding sequence ATGAGTCTGGAACAAGATTTTAAAGACGCAGCCGAAAAAAAGGCTTTCGATATACGACATAGAAACACGATTAGTTTTAATATGGGTCGCTACCATACCTCGGTAGACAAAGGGTTGACTCAATACGACGATCACGACCTGGCACGCAGCCGGGCTGCTTACATAAAAACCCAGACCATAGACAGTCTGGATACTCACTTGCTTGAGTTTGAAAAAAACTTTACTGCCAAAGGAGGAAAGGTAATTTGGGCAGAAAACCACCAACAAGCCCTGCAGGAAATCGACAAGATTTTTAAGGCAAACGAGGCCAAAATGGTGGTAAAGTCTAAGTCGATGACTACCGAAGAAATTCATTTGAATGAGTTTTTGGAAAAAAACCATGTAGAAGTAGTAGAAACTGATCTGGGCGAATACATTGTACAACTTGCCGGGCAAAAACCTTATCATATTGTAACGCCTGCCATGCACCTGTCCAAAGAAGATATTTCTGATATATTTCACGCCAAACTGCACACCCCCAAAACCGATGACGCGGTAGAACTTACCCTCACAGCCCGACGACTGTTGCGCGAAAAGTACACCGAGGCAGAGATTGGTATTACTGGGGGCAATTTCCTGGTGGCTGATGTGGGTGGAGTAGCCATTACCGAAAACGAAGGCAACGCTCGTTTATCGGTTACTTTTCCTAAGGTGCACATAGCCATTGTGGGCATAGAGAAAGTGATACCTACTATGCAAGACCTCGACTTGTTTTGGTCGTTGCTCTCTACGAGTGGTACTGGGCAACGCCTGACGGTGTATAATAGCATTGTGAGCGGACCTCGTCAAGAAGATGAAACCGACGGCCCGGACGAAATGTATGTGGTATTGCTGGACAATGGACGAACCAAACTGCTGGCTGACGCCGAGAAACGCCAGGGCTTAAATTGTATCCGCTGTGGGGCTTGCCTGAACGCTTGCCCGGTATACAAAAACATTGGAGGGCACACCTATAATACTACTTACAGTGGCCCTATTGGGTCAATCATCACGCCTAACCTTGCCGGAATGGAAAAATTCAAACATTTGAGTTATGCCAGTTCGTTGTGCGGGGCTTGTGCTTCAGTGTGCCCGGTAAAAATAGACATTCCCAAACAGTTGTTACTCAATAGGCACGAAAGTACCAAGCAAAAACTAGCGCCCCGCAGCGAGCGTATTAGCTTTAGGCTTTGGAAGATAGGAATGAAAAAACGCAGTCGGATGAACCTGGGCAGTGCTCACATGAAAAATGCCTTTTTTAGGCGCTTTTTCAAAAAGACCTGGGGCAAGCGTCGCGAAGACATAGAAGTAGCCCCTAAGTCATTTAACCAACTCTGGAAAGAACGACAAAAAGATTTGGCAAAAGCCACTAAAAAAGAGGCGAAGCAAACGAAGAAGAAGTAG
- a CDS encoding XdhC family protein has translation MNIWQFINTQLEQYTPVMLLYVVESKGSSPGRQGFSIAVTQKALQGSIGGGIMEHKLVEWARDLLQKQPYEVQLKRQVHRKSEQKDQSGMICSGEQTIAFIPLVSKDLPVVQQVLNAASGLLKLSPQGLGFQTKAPALPRYQYFEATHQEWSFAEQIGVQNNVYIVGGGHVGLAFSQVMANLDFRIHIYDNRPGLNTMEANHYAHYKRVLPYDQLGEAIPAGANHYAVVMTFGYRSDDIAIRQLLGKPLKYLGLMGSQAKIDQLLANLRKDGFPEEQIKKVHTPIGIPIRSKTPAEIAISIAAEIIAVKNTE, from the coding sequence ATGAACATTTGGCAGTTTATCAATACACAACTAGAGCAATACACCCCAGTAATGCTGCTGTATGTAGTAGAAAGCAAGGGAAGTAGCCCAGGCAGGCAAGGGTTTAGCATTGCGGTAACGCAAAAAGCCCTGCAAGGCTCTATAGGTGGGGGCATTATGGAGCACAAGCTTGTAGAGTGGGCGCGTGATTTGCTGCAAAAGCAGCCATACGAGGTACAGCTCAAGCGGCAGGTACACCGCAAAAGCGAACAAAAAGACCAGTCGGGGATGATATGCTCAGGCGAACAAACAATTGCTTTTATCCCCTTGGTGTCTAAAGATTTGCCAGTGGTCCAACAAGTGCTCAATGCAGCCTCAGGGCTGTTGAAACTGTCGCCCCAGGGATTGGGGTTTCAGACGAAAGCCCCCGCCTTGCCACGTTATCAGTACTTTGAGGCTACTCACCAGGAGTGGAGCTTTGCAGAACAAATTGGGGTGCAAAACAATGTATACATAGTAGGAGGGGGGCATGTAGGGCTGGCGTTTTCTCAGGTAATGGCAAACCTCGATTTTCGTATTCATATTTACGACAATCGCCCCGGTTTGAATACAATGGAGGCAAATCATTATGCTCATTACAAGCGGGTACTACCTTACGACCAATTGGGCGAAGCTATTCCAGCCGGAGCAAACCACTATGCAGTGGTCATGACCTTTGGCTACCGCAGCGATGATATAGCTATTCGGCAGTTGTTGGGCAAGCCCCTGAAGTACCTGGGGCTGATGGGTAGCCAGGCTAAGATAGACCAGTTGTTGGCAAATTTGAGAAAAGATGGTTTCCCCGAAGAGCAAATCAAAAAAGTACACACGCCTATAGGCATACCTATTCGCAGCAAAACCCCCGCAGAGATTGCCATTAGCATTGCTGCTGAAATTATTGCCGTAAAAAATACTGAGTAA
- a CDS encoding SpoIIE family protein phosphatase produces the protein MLSHFNTIRAKMLASFFFFLVIILFISLINIWFDIKEARINALLDKLAEVNRDMQATNKLEKGFYENETINPLFYKTGQSTYLAGHRKTIEHIRHNLDTLKRTQGLYAGSRVDSLTRLFNQYEVLFEKIVKETKYRGFKDYGLVGKMRKHIHYIEAHQQPLDLAKILMIRRHEKDFIIRRDLRYTTKMDTAVQLLKADIEQNIAQRNQRQELLVALNNYAHTFEELVKTDQVIGLNDKTGIKVRLIEVSGALDQVILNFNQHIRARAKVLKSQNKWLLSTVMMLGVGVMVFLAFFLTRILSRPIHRLSRSIHTIIQNDFSKEVAFEKVKTNDEIGRLSKDFHLMLKKMHSSIDKVKKSSEEIKRKRDLLLNSINYARKIQGAILPTEEEIQAYFPENFVIYSPMHVVSGDFYWIGKRKKKLFLAVVDCTGHGVPGGFMSMIGTILLNEIIIQHKTFAPAQVLEQLDKEIHLALRQDQNLNNDGMDLSLLMIEKAAEEADKDLPENLENMAVLLEQVQQNLPQNSFKVTFAGAKNSLFYVQENELREIKGTRRSIGGRKPLHKDAFQDHELLLEPGTNLYFTTDGLLDQHNQARKKYTKKRFVKVIDSHKEKTMLEQQEALQSDMYEHMGTEPQRDDITVLGISL, from the coding sequence ATGTTGTCACACTTCAATACTATAAGAGCCAAGATGCTTGCCTCTTTCTTTTTCTTTTTGGTCATTATCCTGTTTATTTCTTTAATAAATATATGGTTTGATATAAAAGAAGCACGAATAAACGCCCTGCTGGATAAGCTTGCCGAGGTAAATAGAGACATGCAAGCGACTAATAAGTTGGAAAAAGGGTTTTATGAAAACGAAACCATCAACCCCCTGTTCTACAAAACAGGACAAAGCACCTACCTGGCTGGTCACCGCAAAACCATTGAACATATTCGCCACAACCTTGACACCCTCAAGCGCACCCAAGGCTTATACGCTGGAAGCAGGGTTGACTCGCTCACTCGCTTGTTTAATCAATATGAGGTATTGTTTGAAAAAATAGTGAAGGAAACCAAGTATCGGGGGTTTAAAGACTACGGACTGGTAGGCAAAATGCGCAAACACATTCATTATATAGAAGCCCACCAACAACCGCTCGACCTTGCCAAAATATTGATGATACGCCGTCATGAAAAGGATTTTATCATTAGGCGTGACCTGCGTTATACCACAAAAATGGATACTGCTGTGCAACTGCTCAAGGCAGATATTGAGCAAAACATCGCACAACGTAACCAGCGCCAGGAGTTATTGGTGGCGCTCAACAATTACGCCCATACTTTTGAAGAATTGGTAAAAACCGATCAGGTCATTGGTTTAAATGACAAAACAGGCATTAAAGTAAGGTTGATAGAGGTTTCGGGAGCGTTGGATCAGGTGATATTGAATTTTAACCAACACATTCGCGCCCGTGCCAAGGTGCTCAAAAGCCAAAATAAGTGGTTGCTGTCTACAGTAATGATGCTGGGCGTGGGAGTGATGGTGTTTTTGGCGTTCTTTCTTACCCGCATTTTGAGCCGCCCCATTCATCGTTTGTCGCGCTCTATCCATACCATTATTCAAAATGATTTCTCGAAAGAGGTAGCCTTTGAGAAGGTAAAAACCAACGACGAGATAGGGCGTTTGTCGAAAGACTTTCACTTGATGCTAAAAAAGATGCATTCCAGCATTGATAAGGTCAAAAAAAGTTCGGAAGAAATTAAGCGTAAGCGCGACTTGTTGTTGAACAGCATTAACTACGCCCGCAAAATTCAGGGAGCTATTTTGCCCACCGAAGAGGAAATACAAGCCTATTTTCCCGAAAACTTTGTCATTTACTCACCTATGCACGTGGTTTCGGGCGATTTTTACTGGATAGGCAAACGCAAGAAAAAGTTGTTTTTGGCGGTAGTAGATTGCACTGGGCACGGGGTGCCAGGTGGTTTTATGAGTATGATTGGTACTATTTTACTCAACGAAATCATTATTCAACACAAAACCTTTGCTCCAGCACAAGTACTGGAACAACTCGACAAAGAAATACACCTCGCCTTGCGTCAAGACCAAAACCTAAACAACGACGGCATGGACTTGAGCCTGTTGATGATAGAAAAGGCAGCGGAAGAGGCTGACAAAGATTTGCCCGAAAACCTGGAAAATATGGCGGTATTGCTAGAGCAAGTACAGCAAAACCTTCCCCAAAACTCTTTTAAGGTTACTTTTGCTGGTGCCAAAAACTCGCTTTTTTATGTCCAGGAGAATGAACTACGCGAAATTAAAGGAACCCGGCGCTCTATAGGAGGACGCAAGCCTTTGCATAAAGATGCTTTTCAAGACCACGAACTATTGCTTGAACCAGGAACCAATCTTTATTTTACTACCGATGGTTTGCTTGACCAACACAACCAGGCACGTAAAAAATACACTAAAAAACGTTTTGTGAAGGTAATAGATAGCCACAAAGAAAAAACAATGCTAGAGCAACAAGAGGCACTCCAAAGCGATATGTATGAGCACATGGGTACCGAACCCCAACGGGACGATATTACCGTGCTGGGGATTAGCCTTTAA
- a CDS encoding xanthine dehydrogenase molybdopterin binding subunit: MKQEQTHKSLKNIDSHGHVRGESIYVDDIAVQQGTLYGAVYDAPVAHGHLKHINVRKAKALPGVVAVFTAADVPGENQIGGIIPDEPLFADKEVHFWGQPIAFVVAQTEDIAREAAQLIEAEITPLPVITDPREAKEKGELIAPPRTFVLGDTATAWQACPHVYSGQASTNGQEHLYIETQGAYACPAENGNIKIHSSTQGPTAVQKTAARVLGLPMHAIEVDVTRLGGGFGGKEDQATPWAVMVALAVYHLKRPVKYILHRMDDMRMTGKRNPYTSDFKIGLDANLKIIAYEATFYQNAGAAADLSPAVLERTLFHCTNSYYVPNVTATAYSCRTNLPPNTAFRGFGGPQGMFVIEAAIAKAAQALGVPAADIQQKNLLQAGDSFPYGQKAENPEAVSSWSAATRKYALDHIAQQTNAFNAVNAHYKKGYALMPICFGISFTKTLMNQARALVHIYHDGSVGVSTGAVEMGQGVNTKMLQVAAQVFSIANERIKLETTNTTRVANTSPSAASATADLNGKALEIACRKLLERLKVVAAEELAIANVTDVTINNGWVHAKGQKTELDWNTLVLQAFLKRVSLSEVGHYATPRIHFDQSKEKGHPFAYHVYGTAITEVTVDCIRGTYEFDAVKIVHDFGASMNTIVDKGQIEGGLVQGIGWMTLEELEYNKQGKLLSNALSTYKVPDIYSVPKDIQVEFLAAEGSNLAIFKSKAVGEPPLMYGIGAYFAILNAVRAFNPQVTPAFDAPFTPEKVLTALYE; the protein is encoded by the coding sequence ATGAAGCAGGAACAAACCCACAAAAGCTTGAAAAACATTGACTCGCACGGCCATGTAAGGGGAGAGTCGATATATGTAGACGACATTGCTGTACAACAAGGTACTTTGTATGGGGCAGTGTATGATGCCCCAGTAGCCCACGGACACCTCAAGCATATAAACGTGCGCAAAGCCAAAGCCTTGCCGGGGGTAGTAGCGGTGTTTACAGCTGCCGATGTACCAGGCGAAAACCAGATTGGAGGCATCATTCCCGATGAGCCCTTGTTTGCCGATAAGGAGGTACACTTTTGGGGGCAACCCATTGCTTTTGTCGTGGCACAAACCGAAGACATTGCCCGCGAAGCCGCCCAATTGATTGAAGCCGAAATAACCCCCCTTCCGGTAATCACTGATCCGCGTGAAGCAAAAGAAAAGGGAGAATTGATCGCCCCTCCGCGTACTTTTGTGCTGGGCGATACTGCCACTGCCTGGCAAGCTTGCCCACATGTGTACAGCGGGCAGGCAAGCACCAATGGACAAGAACATTTGTACATAGAAACCCAAGGGGCGTATGCTTGCCCTGCGGAGAATGGTAATATTAAAATTCATTCGTCGACCCAGGGACCCACTGCGGTGCAAAAAACAGCCGCCAGAGTGCTGGGTTTGCCTATGCATGCTATAGAGGTAGATGTAACCCGACTGGGGGGCGGTTTTGGGGGCAAAGAAGACCAGGCTACGCCGTGGGCGGTAATGGTGGCGTTGGCGGTATACCACCTTAAGCGTCCGGTAAAATATATATTACACCGCATGGACGACATGCGTATGACGGGCAAGCGCAATCCTTATACCTCTGATTTTAAGATAGGACTAGATGCAAACCTGAAGATCATCGCGTATGAAGCTACTTTTTACCAAAATGCCGGGGCTGCCGCCGATTTGTCGCCCGCAGTGCTGGAGCGCACCCTTTTTCATTGCACCAATAGCTACTATGTGCCCAATGTAACTGCTACTGCCTATAGTTGTCGCACCAATTTGCCGCCCAATACTGCTTTTAGGGGCTTTGGCGGACCACAGGGGATGTTTGTGATAGAAGCCGCTATAGCCAAAGCTGCCCAGGCATTGGGGGTGCCTGCGGCCGATATTCAACAAAAAAACTTGCTACAAGCAGGAGATAGCTTCCCTTACGGGCAAAAAGCAGAAAACCCTGAAGCAGTAAGTTCGTGGAGTGCGGCTACCCGCAAGTATGCTTTAGATCATATTGCCCAACAAACAAATGCGTTTAACGCTGTCAACGCTCACTATAAAAAAGGTTATGCGTTGATGCCTATCTGTTTTGGTATTTCTTTTACCAAAACCTTGATGAATCAGGCGCGGGCTTTGGTACACATCTACCACGACGGCAGCGTAGGCGTAAGCACTGGCGCAGTAGAAATGGGGCAGGGAGTAAACACCAAAATGCTACAGGTAGCCGCCCAGGTTTTTTCTATTGCCAACGAGCGCATCAAACTCGAAACTACCAATACCACCCGTGTGGCAAATACATCGCCTTCGGCAGCCAGTGCTACCGCCGACTTGAACGGGAAAGCATTAGAGATTGCTTGTCGCAAATTGCTGGAGCGCCTAAAAGTAGTAGCCGCAGAAGAGCTGGCCATTGCCAATGTCACAGATGTTACAATTAACAATGGTTGGGTGCACGCCAAAGGGCAAAAAACCGAACTTGATTGGAACACATTGGTACTGCAGGCGTTTCTGAAAAGGGTAAGCCTGAGCGAGGTAGGACACTACGCTACGCCACGCATTCATTTTGACCAAAGCAAAGAAAAAGGACACCCCTTTGCTTACCATGTATACGGCACGGCAATAACTGAAGTAACTGTAGACTGTATAAGAGGCACTTATGAGTTTGACGCTGTGAAAATTGTACACGACTTTGGGGCAAGCATGAACACCATTGTTGACAAAGGACAAATTGAGGGTGGTTTGGTACAGGGCATTGGTTGGATGACCCTGGAAGAGCTGGAATACAACAAGCAGGGCAAACTGTTGTCCAATGCTTTGTCTACTTACAAAGTACCCGATATTTACTCAGTGCCCAAAGATATACAGGTGGAGTTTTTGGCAGCTGAAGGCAGCAATTTGGCCATTTTTAAATCCAAGGCGGTGGGGGAGCCTCCGTTGATGTATGGCATTGGCGCTTACTTTGCTATTTTGAATGCAGTAAGGGCTTTTAACCCGCAGGTAACCCCTGCATTTGATGCGCCTTTTACACCCGAAAAAGTGTTAACTGCCTTGTATGAATAA
- a CDS encoding FAD binding domain-containing protein: protein MIEFILNDTSIATPAAVGIPLLDFIRYQQHLSGTKIGCREGDCGACTVLVGTLHNDGMHYQSMTSCITPLGNAQGKHIVTVEGLNLPQGQLNQVQQAMVDEGGTQCGFCTAGFVVSLGGHCLSHQSSDYSKALAAVDGNICRCTGYKSIERAIHTIDEKLQAKTAGQSLGWLVAQGFLPAYFTDIANRMQGLSLPEPPITQSTDLDGHYIGGGTDLYVQKPEEMMRSNLYLMFDQEALNKIEVKHERCYIGAASSVSDVWQSEIMQAHFPRLSQYLKLVSSTQIRNMGTIAGNLVNASPIGDLSIFLLALNATLVLKHQDQTREVPLRDFYKGYKILDKQPTEYVISIYFDLPTAHTAFNFEKVSKRTHLDIASVNAAIQLKTEGMLIKEAHLSAGGVAPVPLYLAKAAQYLKGKTLSAEVVKEAARIANDEVAPISDVRGTATYKRLLLRQLIYAHFITIFEGTLTLEDLV, encoded by the coding sequence ATGATAGAATTTATATTAAACGACACCTCTATAGCTACCCCCGCAGCTGTAGGGATTCCATTGCTCGATTTTATCCGTTACCAGCAGCACCTGTCGGGTACCAAGATAGGCTGCCGCGAAGGTGATTGCGGGGCTTGTACAGTGTTGGTAGGCACCCTGCACAACGATGGTATGCACTACCAGTCTATGACCTCCTGCATTACACCATTGGGCAACGCTCAAGGCAAACACATAGTAACTGTAGAAGGGCTCAATCTACCCCAGGGACAGCTCAATCAGGTGCAACAGGCAATGGTAGACGAAGGGGGCACCCAGTGTGGTTTTTGTACTGCGGGTTTTGTGGTTTCTCTGGGTGGCCATTGCCTGAGCCATCAATCTTCAGATTATTCAAAGGCGTTGGCAGCAGTAGATGGCAATATATGCCGTTGTACTGGTTATAAATCTATCGAGAGGGCTATTCATACCATTGACGAAAAGCTTCAGGCAAAAACAGCGGGTCAGTCTTTGGGCTGGTTGGTGGCGCAAGGTTTTCTGCCTGCCTATTTTACCGACATTGCCAACCGCATGCAAGGCTTAAGTTTGCCTGAACCCCCTATCACACAATCTACCGATCTTGATGGGCACTACATAGGTGGGGGCACCGATTTGTATGTGCAAAAGCCTGAAGAAATGATGCGTTCAAACTTATATTTGATGTTTGACCAAGAGGCATTAAACAAGATTGAGGTCAAGCATGAACGCTGCTATATAGGGGCGGCAAGCTCGGTTTCAGATGTTTGGCAGTCAGAGATAATGCAAGCCCACTTTCCACGGCTAAGCCAATACCTTAAGCTGGTATCGTCTACCCAAATACGCAACATGGGCACCATAGCGGGCAACTTGGTCAATGCCTCACCCATTGGCGATTTGAGCATTTTTTTGCTTGCCCTCAATGCTACTCTGGTGTTAAAACACCAAGACCAAACCCGCGAAGTGCCATTGCGCGATTTTTATAAAGGGTACAAAATCCTGGACAAGCAACCCACAGAGTATGTCATAAGTATTTATTTTGACTTGCCCACTGCCCATACAGCTTTCAATTTTGAGAAAGTAAGCAAGCGTACTCACCTTGACATTGCCAGTGTAAACGCGGCAATACAGCTCAAAACCGAAGGAATGTTGATCAAAGAAGCCCACTTGTCGGCAGGAGGGGTAGCCCCTGTTCCTCTTTATTTGGCGAAAGCCGCCCAATACCTGAAGGGCAAAACCCTGAGTGCTGAAGTAGTAAAAGAAGCAGCTAGAATAGCCAATGATGAGGTAGCCCCTATCAGCGATGTGCGTGGTACGGCTACCTACAAACGCTTATTGTTGCGCCAACTGATTTATGCGCATTTTATCACCATTTTTGAAGGTACTTTAACCCTGGAGGATTTAGTATGA